A portion of the Pseudoalteromonas luteoviolacea genome contains these proteins:
- a CDS encoding DUF3703 domain-containing protein, with amino-acid sequence MNKALKLAYEREMLTAQTLYQQGDFITCFESLERAHILGQKSVCRHTKSHWWMLKVGLKLADKKEVLGQILRVFAAIIFSRIWVPKGNTGGANVSSIKSMPIPDELKVFFNE; translated from the coding sequence ATGAATAAAGCACTAAAACTGGCTTATGAACGGGAAATGCTGACCGCACAAACTTTGTATCAGCAAGGCGATTTTATTACTTGTTTCGAATCTCTTGAAAGAGCGCATATTCTTGGGCAGAAGTCTGTGTGCAGGCACACCAAAAGCCATTGGTGGATGCTAAAAGTAGGACTTAAACTGGCGGATAAAAAAGAAGTATTGGGGCAAATATTAAGAGTGTTTGCTGCAATTATTTTCTCACGCATTTGGGTGCCTAAAGGCAATACGGGAGGTGCCAATGTTAGTTCAATTAAGTCTATGCCCATACCGGATGAGCTTAAAGTTTTCTTTAATGAATAA
- a CDS encoding helix-turn-helix domain-containing protein: MSEKVLQQNVWIKTGYILLHGASIDADEHQHIAMQVVWPDRDSTCTLAGKAFHKVVIIDSNTPHCLKMQSGWVLLVEPHSVLGECLKEQLSGQSLKLLSAEANLKPPLFHSDASTIFFKALAELIPRGGMLDSQLNTITDPRINCLLAELNSCFSGECIKPLQWRAKEVAQKYHLSESRFLHLFSGQVGISWRPYLLWRRMLCALLTMQKGASATEAAFSAGFSDSAHLSRTFKNTFGMTIRQAISLFK, encoded by the coding sequence GTGAGTGAAAAAGTTTTGCAACAAAACGTCTGGATAAAGACTGGATATATATTACTTCATGGCGCTAGCATCGATGCGGATGAACATCAGCATATCGCCATGCAAGTTGTTTGGCCAGATAGAGACAGCACTTGTACTCTAGCAGGTAAGGCATTTCATAAGGTAGTGATCATTGATTCAAATACGCCACATTGCTTGAAAATGCAAAGCGGGTGGGTGTTATTAGTTGAGCCGCATAGCGTATTAGGGGAGTGCTTAAAGGAGCAATTAAGTGGTCAGTCTCTGAAATTACTTAGTGCCGAAGCTAATCTAAAGCCACCCTTGTTTCACAGTGACGCGAGCACTATTTTTTTCAAAGCTCTCGCTGAGTTAATACCAAGGGGAGGGATGTTAGATAGCCAGCTAAATACTATTACAGACCCTCGGATAAATTGCTTGTTGGCTGAGCTGAACTCGTGTTTTAGTGGAGAGTGCATAAAGCCGCTGCAATGGCGTGCAAAAGAGGTTGCGCAAAAATATCATTTATCAGAAAGTCGGTTTTTACACCTTTTCTCTGGGCAAGTGGGAATTTCTTGGCGGCCTTATTTATTATGGAGAAGAATGTTATGTGCCTTACTAACAATGCAAAAAGGGGCGAGTGCAACTGAAGCTGCCTTTAGTGCAGGGTTTTCTGACAGCGCCCATTTAAGTCGTACCTTTAAAAATACATTTGGCATGACAATTAGACAAGCCATCAGTTTATTTAAGTAA
- a CDS encoding helix-turn-helix domain-containing protein → MWQLQTDWLSALITVLSETIAILSSGMLILAFWEGYRVLQSANMTQRKITMVYLSSFLVSIISVMLIAVSLPKDLATGEGREWLVVFAYTLIFISTHWLIRFRQQQLMQQDLKNEGITQSEHLLSKEIQRLLVEEKRFLDVNLRVADIARELDLPEYRIRTIMLTCFNAKNFNHYVNQIRIEYAKTILSAPDKRDWPVLVVGIESGFASVAPFSRAFKEFTGCTPGQYRKQKLAV, encoded by the coding sequence ATGTGGCAGCTCCAAACTGATTGGCTATCGGCCTTGATAACCGTGTTATCCGAAACAATTGCAATATTATCATCAGGTATGCTCATTCTCGCATTTTGGGAAGGTTATCGGGTATTGCAAAGCGCAAACATGACCCAGCGCAAAATCACGATGGTCTACCTGTCTTCATTCTTGGTGAGTATCATTAGCGTGATGTTAATTGCTGTATCCCTACCAAAAGACTTAGCGACAGGCGAAGGAAGAGAGTGGTTAGTCGTGTTCGCATATACTTTAATCTTTATCAGTACACATTGGCTGATACGATTTCGACAGCAACAGCTTATGCAGCAAGACTTGAAAAATGAGGGCATTACCCAAAGTGAGCACCTACTTTCCAAAGAAATTCAACGCCTATTGGTGGAAGAAAAGCGCTTTTTGGATGTGAATTTACGTGTGGCCGATATTGCTCGAGAACTGGACCTTCCCGAGTATCGTATCCGCACTATTATGCTCACTTGCTTTAATGCGAAGAACTTTAATCACTATGTGAACCAGATACGTATCGAGTACGCCAAGACAATATTAAGTGCACCCGATAAACGCGACTGGCCGGTGCTTGTCGTTGGTATTGAAAGTGGCTTTGCATCTGTAGCCCCCTTTAGCCGCGCATTTAAAGAGTTTACAGGTTGCACGCCAGGGCAATATCGCAAGCAAAAATTGGCAGTATAA